A genomic window from Arthrobacter sp. FW305-BF8 includes:
- a CDS encoding ABC transporter permease, producing the protein MSLSDTATPAASAAQPPRTPSASAVTKELIAKAGATRRRNAAKWKLRIGAVCTLIVIIPILLAQVLPLPDANHQDLSARRLAPLVDGHLFGTDQLGRDLLSRVLHGGQVSLTIGILAVVVSGAIGIILGAAAGYFGGWVDTVVSRVLEAQMSLPLLMMLLLVVALFGPSIPVITFVIAIAQWPEVARLTRSMVLVEREKPYVSAARILGLHRIQILIQHIIPNVIKQATLVVLLLLAQAVLLESALSFLGAGPQRPFATWGRIISDGQDYITTSWWMVTLPGLVIVLMVVGVNLLGDGLRDRPRRKKKGA; encoded by the coding sequence ATGAGCCTCAGCGACACCGCAACGCCGGCGGCCTCCGCCGCACAACCGCCCCGGACACCCTCGGCCAGCGCCGTCACCAAGGAGCTCATCGCGAAGGCCGGCGCCACCCGCCGCCGCAACGCGGCCAAGTGGAAGCTGCGCATCGGCGCCGTCTGCACGCTGATCGTGATCATTCCCATCCTGCTGGCCCAGGTGCTGCCGCTGCCGGACGCCAACCACCAGGACCTGTCCGCCCGCCGCCTCGCCCCGCTGGTGGACGGCCACCTGTTCGGCACCGACCAGCTGGGCCGCGACCTGCTGTCCCGCGTCCTGCACGGCGGCCAGGTCTCCCTGACCATCGGCATCCTGGCCGTGGTGGTCTCCGGCGCGATCGGCATCATCCTCGGTGCCGCCGCCGGTTACTTCGGCGGCTGGGTGGACACGGTGGTCTCGCGTGTTCTCGAGGCCCAGATGTCCCTGCCGCTCCTCATGATGCTGCTGTTGGTGGTGGCCCTCTTCGGCCCGTCCATCCCGGTGATCACCTTCGTCATTGCGATTGCGCAATGGCCGGAAGTGGCCAGGCTGACCAGATCCATGGTGCTCGTGGAACGTGAAAAACCGTACGTCTCTGCGGCGCGGATCCTCGGGCTGCACCGCATCCAGATCCTCATCCAGCACATCATCCCGAACGTCATCAAGCAGGCGACCCTCGTGGTGCTGCTGCTCCTGGCCCAGGCCGTCCTGCTCGAGAGCGCCCTCAGCTTCCTAGGCGCCGGCCCCCAGCGTCCGTTCGCCACCTGGGGACGCATCATCTCCGACGGCCAGGACTACATCACCACCTCCTGGTGGATGGTCACCCTGCCCGGCCTGGTGATCGTGCTGATGGTGGTGGGCGTGAACCTGCTGGGCGACGGCCTCCGCGACCGTCCCCGCCGCAAGAAGAAGGGTGCCTGA
- a CDS encoding ABC transporter ATP-binding protein, translating into MTAQATSHTAEPALLEVRDFQVELITDAGIIRAVDSVNFSIHRGETVTIIGESGSGKSTTAMGILRLLPDDLAVLSGTVLIDGVDVVAVPKAIDKVRGRTVALIPQDPMTALSPVHSIGSQLSEAIRIAGAASKEKDAVRARAIRLLEQVHIPTPEVQLKKYPHQLSGGMLQRVLIAIALASEPQLLVADEPTSALDVTVQAGILDLLLELQEQRGIGILMITHDLGVARLISDRIHVMKDGSFVESGDVQQVVEQPATEYTRNLLAAVPVLGPWDETPGNTSQSAFKTSASKTSAAGDAALTSTGVQND; encoded by the coding sequence ATGACCGCACAAGCTACGAGCCACACCGCCGAGCCGGCCCTGCTTGAGGTCCGCGACTTCCAGGTGGAGCTGATCACCGACGCCGGCATCATCCGGGCCGTTGATTCAGTGAACTTCAGCATCCACCGCGGCGAAACGGTCACCATCATCGGTGAGTCCGGTTCGGGCAAATCGACGACGGCGATGGGCATCCTGCGCCTGCTCCCGGACGATCTGGCGGTGCTTTCCGGCACCGTGCTCATCGACGGCGTGGACGTGGTGGCCGTACCCAAGGCCATCGACAAGGTCCGCGGCCGGACAGTCGCGCTCATCCCGCAGGACCCCATGACGGCGCTGAGCCCCGTGCACTCAATCGGCAGCCAGCTCTCCGAGGCCATCCGGATTGCCGGCGCCGCCTCCAAGGAGAAGGACGCCGTCCGCGCCCGCGCCATCCGGTTGCTGGAACAGGTCCACATTCCGACGCCGGAGGTGCAGCTGAAGAAGTACCCGCACCAGCTCTCCGGCGGCATGCTCCAGCGCGTGCTGATAGCGATCGCGCTGGCCAGTGAGCCGCAGCTCTTGGTGGCAGACGAGCCCACCTCTGCCCTGGACGTCACGGTGCAGGCCGGCATCCTGGACCTGCTGCTGGAACTCCAGGAGCAGCGCGGCATCGGCATTCTGATGATCACGCACGACCTCGGCGTGGCCCGGCTGATCTCGGACCGCATCCACGTGATGAAGGACGGTTCCTTCGTGGAGTCCGGGGATGTCCAGCAGGTCGTGGAGCAGCCGGCCACGGAATACACCCGCAACCTGCTGGCCGCCGTGCCGGTCCTGGGGCCCTGGGACGAAACCCCTGGCAACACCTCCCAATCCGCATTCAAGACCTCCGCATCCAAGACCTCTGCGGCCGGCGACGCCGCCCTGACCAGCACCGGAGTCCAGAATGACTAA
- a CDS encoding ATP-binding cassette domain-containing protein: MTKPFLSVENLVVDYHVPGGTFRAVDDVSFSVDKGKTIAVVGESGCGKSTIAKALMRLVTPASGRIELDGTDLAALSEAKLRPLRSKFQMVFQDPYGSLDPHLTAQEIVAEPLKLQGVRSKAERHKEAAKLIDQVGLPARSLDRHPAEFSGGQRQRIGIARALASKPELLVCDEATSALDVSVQAQVLRLLKSIQDETGITYVFISHNLGVVQEISDSVMVMQRGKLVESGSTASVLTAPKEDYTRKLRRAALDPSTMRGLKPRHVVRSLALKG; this comes from the coding sequence ATGACTAAGCCGTTCCTCTCCGTCGAGAACCTCGTGGTGGACTACCACGTTCCCGGCGGCACGTTCCGCGCCGTGGATGACGTGTCCTTTTCCGTGGACAAGGGCAAGACGATCGCCGTCGTCGGTGAATCCGGCTGCGGAAAGTCCACGATCGCCAAGGCGCTGATGCGCCTGGTGACGCCGGCCAGCGGCCGGATCGAACTGGACGGCACGGACCTGGCCGCCCTCAGCGAAGCCAAGCTGCGGCCGCTGCGTTCCAAGTTCCAGATGGTCTTCCAGGACCCGTACGGCTCGCTGGACCCGCACCTCACCGCCCAGGAGATCGTGGCCGAACCGCTGAAGCTGCAGGGCGTCCGGTCCAAGGCCGAGCGGCACAAGGAAGCTGCGAAGCTGATCGACCAGGTTGGCCTGCCGGCCAGGTCCCTGGACCGCCACCCTGCCGAGTTCTCCGGCGGCCAGCGGCAGCGCATCGGCATTGCCCGGGCGCTCGCCTCCAAGCCGGAGCTGCTGGTCTGCGACGAAGCCACTAGTGCGCTGGACGTGTCCGTCCAGGCCCAGGTGCTGCGGCTGCTGAAGTCCATCCAGGACGAAACCGGCATCACCTACGTGTTCATCTCGCACAACCTTGGCGTGGTGCAGGAGATCAGCGATAGCGTCATGGTCATGCAGCGCGGCAAGCTCGTGGAGTCCGGCAGCACTGCATCCGTGCTGACCGCGCCCAAGGAGGACTACACCCGCAAGCTCCGCCGTGCGGCGCTGGACCCGTCCACCATGCGCGGCCTCAAGCCGCGGCACGTGGTCCGGTCGCTGGCCCTGAAAGGCTGA
- a CDS encoding aldo/keto reductase has translation MSKQPEGNPVEGLKLPISRLVLGTMTFGDTADEATAGSMVEESLDAGITTIDTANAYVGGVTEEMLGRLLKGRRDEVILASKAGMPHPDHGQHSPLSPQGLRNSVEGSLRRLGVDSIDLFYLHQPDRATPLQDTLRTVAELVEEGKIGALGVSNFAAWQIADVIHVAREVGAPRPVVAQQLYNLVARRVEEEYLEFAATHNVHTMVYNPLGGGLLTGKHSFEAKPSEGRFGDSKLAAMYSQRYWDKQLFVYVTALGAIADAAGITLAELSLRWLAYRKGVGSMLLGGSKVEQLRANIAAVAKGPLPEDVISSCDAIGSGLRGPMPAYNR, from the coding sequence ATGAGCAAGCAGCCAGAAGGCAACCCGGTGGAAGGACTGAAGCTTCCCATCTCGCGGCTGGTCCTGGGCACCATGACGTTCGGCGACACCGCCGATGAGGCCACCGCCGGAAGCATGGTGGAGGAGTCGCTCGACGCCGGCATCACCACCATCGACACCGCCAACGCGTACGTCGGCGGCGTGACCGAGGAAATGCTCGGCCGCCTCCTCAAGGGGCGCCGCGATGAGGTCATCCTCGCCTCCAAGGCCGGCATGCCGCACCCGGACCACGGCCAGCACTCGCCGCTGTCCCCCCAAGGGCTGCGCAACAGCGTCGAGGGCAGCCTCCGACGGCTCGGTGTGGACAGCATCGACCTGTTCTATCTCCACCAGCCGGACCGTGCCACGCCGCTGCAGGACACCCTGCGCACCGTGGCGGAACTGGTGGAAGAAGGGAAGATCGGGGCGCTGGGCGTCTCCAACTTCGCGGCCTGGCAGATCGCCGACGTCATCCACGTTGCCCGCGAGGTGGGCGCACCCCGGCCCGTTGTCGCCCAGCAGCTCTACAATCTGGTGGCCCGGCGGGTGGAGGAGGAATACCTCGAATTCGCCGCCACCCACAACGTGCACACCATGGTCTACAACCCGCTCGGCGGCGGCCTGCTCACCGGCAAGCACAGCTTCGAGGCCAAGCCCTCGGAGGGCCGCTTCGGTGATTCCAAGCTGGCTGCCATGTACTCCCAGCGCTACTGGGACAAGCAGCTGTTCGTCTACGTCACAGCCCTTGGTGCCATCGCCGACGCGGCAGGCATCACTCTGGCCGAGCTGTCACTGCGTTGGCTCGCCTACCGGAAGGGCGTCGGCTCCATGCTGCTGGGCGGCTCCAAAGTGGAGCAGCTCCGCGCCAACATCGCCGCCGTGGCCAAGGGGCCGCTGCCCGAGGACGTCATCAGCTCCTGCGACGCCATCGGCTCCGGACTCCGCGGACCCATGCCGGCATATAACCGCTGA
- a CDS encoding HpcH/HpaI aldolase family protein, with product MTSDLAIEFARKIRAREQAVGYWAVLDAPVATERIGRLGYDYVALDAQHGLLGYSGVLNGLMAIDAGHTAVGMVRVEANDFTAIGKALDAGAVGVIVPLINNAADAAAAVAAAKYPPMGGRSYGPMRSALRIGPVPADSNAATLVFAMIETPEGLANVKEICATPGLDGIYVGPSDLAIAVGGAFPGDPAIEAEFNAALETVAEAAASAGIAAGIHTAAGEIAAQRLRQGYTFTTVASDLTHLELAAKAHLAAAKSEG from the coding sequence ATGACATCGGACCTGGCCATTGAATTCGCCCGCAAGATCCGCGCCCGTGAGCAGGCCGTCGGCTACTGGGCCGTACTGGACGCGCCTGTGGCAACGGAACGCATCGGCCGGCTCGGGTATGACTACGTTGCGCTGGACGCCCAGCACGGGCTGCTCGGATACTCGGGCGTGCTGAACGGCCTCATGGCCATCGATGCCGGGCACACCGCCGTCGGCATGGTGCGCGTGGAGGCCAACGACTTCACCGCGATCGGCAAGGCCCTCGACGCCGGCGCCGTCGGAGTGATCGTCCCCCTCATCAATAACGCTGCGGACGCCGCGGCCGCGGTCGCCGCAGCGAAGTACCCGCCAATGGGCGGCCGCTCCTACGGGCCGATGCGCTCGGCGCTGCGCATCGGCCCGGTCCCGGCTGACTCCAACGCCGCCACCCTGGTCTTCGCCATGATCGAGACGCCCGAGGGGCTGGCCAACGTGAAGGAGATCTGCGCGACGCCCGGCCTGGACGGCATCTACGTGGGCCCCTCGGACCTGGCCATCGCCGTCGGCGGTGCTTTCCCGGGCGACCCCGCCATCGAGGCCGAGTTCAACGCCGCCCTGGAAACCGTCGCTGAAGCGGCCGCCTCGGCAGGCATCGCCGCCGGCATCCACACCGCGGCCGGGGAGATCGCCGCCCAGCGGCTGCGGCAGGGCTACACGTTCACCACCGTCGCGTCGGACCTGACACACCTGGAGCTGGCGGCAAAGGCGCACCTGGCGGCCGCCAAGTCGGAGGGCTGA
- a CDS encoding sialidase family protein: MQTTNTEYSTITPDGAVKRADGADFAYLPAPTVQSHAANLLTLPDGRLGCIWFGGTQEGVPDISIWFSTLEPGSSQWSPAQQLSDDSTRSEQNPILFTAPGPAGQDGVLWLLYTAQKAGNQDTAEVRRRTSTDSGRTWGPVETVFPANETGGVFVRQLPVLLPSGRLIIPIFRCITTPGEKWVGNSDDSAVMISDDGGATWREHILPGSLGCVHMNIQPVADGSLLALFRSRWADSIYESRSTDDGTTWSEPVPTELPNNNSSIQFAALADGRLALVYNHSRAEENTERRLSLYDEIDDDGLAAEQGQLAEPAQVPGAGTDDGERRAFWGTPRSPMTLAISEDSGRTWPIRRNLDVGDGYCLSNNSRDGLNREYSYPSVHQGPDGALNIAYTYFRQAIKYVRVDPQWAYQGSSTPGGDDEAGHTGGGGAQ, encoded by the coding sequence ATGCAGACCACCAACACTGAGTACAGCACCATCACGCCCGACGGCGCCGTGAAGCGCGCTGACGGCGCAGACTTCGCGTATCTTCCGGCGCCCACCGTGCAGAGCCACGCCGCCAACCTCCTGACCCTGCCGGACGGCCGCCTCGGCTGCATCTGGTTCGGCGGCACGCAGGAGGGCGTGCCGGACATCTCCATCTGGTTCTCCACTCTGGAGCCGGGCAGCAGCCAGTGGTCACCGGCTCAGCAGCTCTCCGATGACTCCACCCGCTCGGAGCAGAACCCCATCCTGTTCACCGCCCCCGGCCCGGCTGGCCAGGACGGCGTTCTCTGGCTCCTGTACACCGCGCAAAAGGCGGGCAACCAGGACACAGCGGAGGTCCGCCGTCGTACTTCCACGGACAGCGGCCGCACCTGGGGGCCGGTGGAAACGGTGTTTCCGGCCAACGAAACGGGCGGCGTGTTCGTCCGCCAGCTGCCGGTGCTGCTGCCGTCCGGCCGCCTGATCATCCCGATCTTCCGCTGCATCACTACGCCGGGGGAGAAGTGGGTGGGCAACAGCGACGACAGTGCCGTGATGATTTCCGACGACGGCGGAGCCACCTGGCGCGAGCACATCCTGCCCGGGAGCCTGGGCTGCGTCCACATGAACATCCAGCCTGTGGCCGACGGTTCGCTGCTGGCGCTGTTCCGCAGCCGCTGGGCCGACTCGATCTACGAATCCCGCTCCACCGACGACGGCACCACCTGGAGCGAGCCCGTCCCCACCGAACTGCCCAACAACAACTCCTCCATCCAGTTCGCGGCGCTCGCCGACGGCCGCCTGGCGCTGGTCTACAACCACAGCCGCGCGGAGGAAAACACCGAGCGGCGCCTGTCGCTCTATGACGAAATCGACGACGACGGCCTGGCCGCCGAACAGGGCCAGCTGGCGGAACCGGCTCAGGTCCCGGGCGCCGGAACGGACGACGGCGAACGGCGCGCCTTCTGGGGGACGCCGCGCTCGCCCATGACGCTGGCCATCTCCGAGGACTCGGGCCGGACCTGGCCCATCCGGCGGAACCTCGACGTGGGGGACGGCTACTGCCTCTCCAACAATTCCCGGGACGGACTGAACCGGGAGTATTCTTACCCGTCCGTCCACCAGGGCCCGGACGGTGCGCTGAACATCGCCTACACCTACTTCCGGCAGGCCATCAAGTACGTCCGTGTGGACCCGCAGTGGGCGTACCAGGGCAGCAGCACTCCCGGAGGGGACGACGAAGCTGGCCACACTGGAGGGGGCGGCGCTCAGTGA
- a CDS encoding SDR family NAD(P)-dependent oxidoreductase produces MTRTRHAIVTGCSSGIGKAIAERLLADGWAVTGLSRSETSLGHRFRWLHADLSDPSSLAETASGIDPADALVHAAGYQRTALLGELDPEALAGMFAVHVGAASALANEVVPRMSDGGRVLLIGSRTSTGAAGKSQYAATKAALMGMGRTWAQELAPRGITVNVLSPGPTDTPMLADPGRAATPPKLPALGQLVDPEDVAALAGFLLGPHGKSITGQNYVICGGASL; encoded by the coding sequence GTGACCCGCACCCGCCACGCGATTGTCACTGGCTGCAGCTCCGGCATCGGCAAGGCGATCGCCGAACGCCTGCTGGCCGACGGCTGGGCCGTCACCGGGCTGAGCCGGAGCGAGACTTCCCTCGGACACCGGTTCCGGTGGCTGCACGCGGACCTGTCCGATCCGTCGTCGCTGGCGGAAACGGCCTCGGGGATCGACCCGGCGGACGCGCTGGTGCACGCCGCCGGATACCAGCGCACCGCGCTGCTGGGTGAGCTGGACCCGGAGGCGCTCGCCGGCATGTTCGCCGTCCACGTCGGGGCCGCCAGTGCGTTGGCCAACGAGGTGGTCCCGCGAATGTCCGACGGCGGCCGGGTGCTGCTGATCGGCAGCCGGACCTCCACAGGCGCGGCGGGCAAGAGCCAGTACGCGGCCACCAAAGCGGCGCTGATGGGCATGGGCCGGACGTGGGCGCAGGAGCTTGCCCCACGCGGCATCACGGTGAACGTGCTCTCGCCGGGGCCCACGGACACGCCCATGCTTGCCGACCCCGGCCGGGCGGCCACCCCGCCGAAGCTCCCGGCGCTCGGCCAGCTGGTGGATCCCGAGGACGTTGCGGCGCTCGCCGGCTTCCTGCTGGGGCCGCACGGAAAGTCCATCACCGGTCAGAACTACGTGATCTGCGGCGGCGCCTCGCTGTGA
- a CDS encoding DeoR/GlpR family DNA-binding transcription regulator: MTTAKARREEIYHLAVTTGLASVEELSRHFRVTASTIRRDLAQLNEQGKLARTYGGAVALGAHPEPSLRQRTGEAYEQKHAIAAWAAAEVKDGENVLLDGGSTVGALAHSLRGRENLSVTTPGINTLQELADSPGIQVDCLGGRLRGVSQTFVGPLAEAALERMSFDRVFLGADAVTANDGLCEADHAQTRLKELMARRGEAVYVLADSGKLGKRPFHAWAKLALPWTLVTDSGADPGQVALFTEAGVQVQLVQVQAGEQASA, from the coding sequence ATGACCACCGCCAAAGCCAGGCGCGAAGAGATCTACCACCTTGCCGTCACCACGGGGCTGGCGTCTGTGGAGGAACTGTCACGTCATTTCCGGGTCACCGCCTCCACCATCCGGCGGGACCTTGCCCAGCTGAATGAGCAGGGGAAGCTGGCACGGACCTATGGCGGGGCGGTGGCGCTGGGCGCCCACCCCGAACCGTCCTTGCGGCAGCGGACCGGTGAGGCGTACGAGCAGAAGCACGCCATCGCAGCCTGGGCGGCTGCTGAGGTGAAGGACGGCGAGAACGTACTGCTCGACGGCGGCTCCACGGTCGGTGCCTTGGCGCACTCCCTGCGCGGCCGGGAGAACCTGTCCGTCACGACGCCGGGAATCAACACCTTGCAGGAGCTCGCCGACTCGCCGGGGATTCAGGTGGACTGCCTCGGCGGCCGGCTCCGGGGCGTGAGCCAGACGTTCGTGGGTCCCCTCGCCGAGGCGGCCTTGGAGCGGATGAGCTTTGACCGGGTGTTCCTCGGTGCGGATGCCGTCACCGCCAACGACGGGCTCTGCGAGGCGGACCACGCGCAGACCCGGCTCAAGGAACTCATGGCCCGGCGCGGCGAGGCTGTCTATGTCCTGGCCGACTCCGGCAAGCTGGGGAAGCGCCCGTTCCACGCCTGGGCCAAGCTTGCCCTGCCGTGGACCCTCGTGACGGACTCCGGCGCTGATCCGGGCCAGGTGGCGCTGTTCACGGAGGCCGGCGTGCAGGTTCAGCTGGTCCAGGTCCAGGCCGGAGAGCAGGCATCGGCCTGA
- a CDS encoding DUF3846 domain-containing protein gives MSTAHTALIVPPRLGEPLRVVPVEGPDTLKDLLGGDFESVARGDWHLYLNAEGTSANLPVNLRAGQLMHDCGLDLAGAARGPAVIVGRDAKGKDTSIPEHLLRLAAELFGTPQAA, from the coding sequence ATGAGCACTGCACATACCGCCTTGATAGTCCCGCCCCGACTCGGCGAACCCCTCCGGGTTGTACCCGTGGAAGGGCCGGACACCCTGAAAGACCTGCTCGGAGGCGACTTCGAGTCCGTCGCCCGTGGCGACTGGCACCTTTATCTCAACGCCGAGGGAACTTCGGCCAACCTGCCGGTGAACCTCCGCGCCGGTCAACTGATGCACGACTGCGGCCTTGACCTGGCAGGCGCCGCCCGCGGTCCGGCGGTCATCGTCGGCCGTGACGCCAAGGGCAAGGACACCAGCATCCCGGAACACCTCCTGCGCCTCGCAGCGGAACTCTTCGGAACGCCGCAGGCAGCCTGA
- a CDS encoding GAF and ANTAR domain-containing protein produces MTEANEDSAVLQLQDILIGAESVDGFLDGLAAFAASTLTGLAGTGIECAVTLKRHRHTATVAGSSPRAVELDQIEQRVGDGPCIRALFTMAPELLNDVNTDERWPEYQKQLAHQGVYSTVGVPLDIGEGASAALNFFGPAPGLFTAELFDRAVGFGELASRTLHLSVRIGAAQAKAQNLEAAMQSRTAIDVACGVIMAQNRCSQKEAMDILAKVSSNRNQKLRDVAVELLGRLPGSGVETHFD; encoded by the coding sequence ATGACTGAAGCGAACGAAGATTCGGCCGTCCTGCAACTGCAGGACATCCTGATCGGGGCCGAAAGCGTTGACGGCTTCCTCGACGGGCTGGCCGCATTTGCCGCATCGACGCTCACCGGTCTGGCAGGTACCGGCATTGAATGTGCCGTGACACTGAAGCGGCACCGGCACACGGCCACAGTTGCCGGCAGCAGCCCCCGGGCAGTAGAGCTGGACCAGATCGAGCAGCGCGTCGGCGACGGTCCTTGCATCCGTGCACTCTTCACGATGGCCCCCGAACTGCTGAACGACGTCAATACTGACGAACGGTGGCCGGAATATCAGAAGCAGCTTGCTCACCAAGGTGTGTACTCCACGGTGGGCGTTCCCCTGGACATCGGGGAAGGTGCCAGTGCGGCACTGAACTTTTTTGGCCCCGCCCCGGGCCTTTTTACGGCCGAGCTCTTCGACAGGGCGGTGGGATTCGGTGAGCTGGCCAGCCGCACGCTGCACCTGTCAGTCCGGATCGGGGCTGCCCAGGCCAAGGCGCAGAACCTTGAGGCTGCCATGCAGAGCCGGACCGCGATCGACGTCGCCTGCGGCGTCATCATGGCGCAGAACAGATGCTCCCAAAAGGAAGCCATGGACATTCTGGCAAAAGTCTCGAGCAACCGGAACCAGAAGCTGCGCGACGTCGCCGTGGAACTGCTGGGCAGGCTTCCGGGATCAGGTGTGGAGACGCATTTCGACTAG
- a CDS encoding transglycosylase domain-containing protein, which yields MVRKSLTSRSHTTLARMLGFVVLSCICGALVAAYFVPQLAAAGAAVSSSMNFYNGLPSELAVRPPAQTTRILTSDGKLIASFYEENRVRVPLKEMSPYVKDAVVAIEDSRFYEHSGVDPVGVLRALVSNVAGGDRQGASTLTQQYVTNVANEAKITSGREDEVVLSGEKTVGDKVREMKLAIELEKKFTKDQILEGYLNIVFFNRSAYGIEAAAQHFYSVPASKLSLPQAAMLAGLVNSPSLYDPVSNPENSLKRRNLVLDAMLAQEKITKKQHDDAAATGVGLKIRSSKQGCAAAAIAPYFCDYVSHLILNNRAYGPDTEAREQKLFRGGLTITTTLDSRLQAAAQSQVNTTAGANPAKWGASLLTVQPGTGKILAMAQNTVFLPEPGKFDTQLNFNVDAKDANGNDLNGAGGFQPGSTMKPFTFAEWLHQGRKITEEVDASRREYPLGFGWRDSCAKVVGGYSSKQRSAGLEAADDLQNASEGYYRRMPANYGLYNSINTATFAEVAQLDICGIDKMVAAVGLRSGLDGSEINMHQLGNILGGTAVSPLSMATAFATFAADGRYCAPIAIQRVTDFAGRALSSQKPACRAAVEPQIARGVNSVLQDVLKKGSGVYINPKVQSKVPVAAKTGTNNSNGATWVLGYTSGMATASFFGDALNGQKRPGRNLTINGKHYDRIDGYMIAGPQWANYMLKVAKMYPAKPFPKPPASMIGKGAK from the coding sequence ATGGTACGCAAAAGCCTGACATCGAGATCTCACACGACCCTGGCAAGGATGCTCGGGTTCGTGGTCCTCAGCTGCATTTGTGGCGCCCTCGTTGCCGCCTACTTCGTTCCCCAACTTGCTGCTGCCGGCGCCGCCGTCAGCAGCTCGATGAACTTCTACAACGGCCTCCCCTCTGAGCTTGCGGTGCGTCCGCCGGCGCAAACCACCAGGATCCTGACGTCCGACGGCAAACTGATCGCCTCGTTTTACGAGGAAAACCGGGTGCGGGTCCCGCTCAAGGAGATGTCGCCCTACGTCAAGGACGCCGTGGTCGCGATAGAGGACAGCCGCTTCTACGAACACAGCGGCGTCGACCCCGTGGGCGTTCTGCGGGCGCTGGTGAGCAACGTCGCCGGCGGGGACCGGCAAGGCGCATCCACCCTGACCCAGCAGTACGTCACGAACGTGGCCAATGAAGCCAAGATCACCTCCGGCCGCGAGGATGAGGTGGTTCTCAGCGGCGAGAAGACCGTCGGCGACAAGGTCCGGGAAATGAAGCTCGCCATTGAGTTGGAGAAGAAATTCACCAAGGACCAGATCCTCGAGGGTTACCTCAACATCGTGTTTTTCAACCGCAGCGCCTACGGCATCGAGGCGGCCGCGCAGCATTTCTACAGCGTTCCGGCCAGCAAGCTCAGCCTCCCCCAGGCTGCAATGCTGGCAGGACTCGTCAACAGCCCCAGCCTCTATGACCCCGTGAGCAACCCGGAGAACTCGCTCAAGCGGCGCAACCTGGTCCTGGACGCCATGCTGGCGCAAGAAAAGATCACCAAGAAGCAGCATGACGATGCCGCTGCCACCGGTGTCGGCCTGAAAATTCGTAGCTCGAAGCAAGGCTGCGCCGCAGCCGCCATTGCCCCTTATTTCTGCGATTACGTATCCCACCTGATTCTCAACAACCGGGCCTACGGACCGGACACGGAAGCCCGGGAGCAGAAGCTGTTCAGGGGCGGGCTGACCATCACCACCACGCTGGACAGCCGGCTGCAGGCGGCGGCCCAGTCACAGGTGAACACCACCGCCGGCGCCAACCCGGCCAAGTGGGGAGCTTCCCTGCTGACGGTCCAGCCCGGCACCGGAAAAATCCTGGCGATGGCGCAGAACACGGTGTTCCTCCCGGAGCCCGGCAAGTTCGATACACAGCTGAACTTCAACGTGGACGCCAAGGATGCCAACGGCAATGACCTTAACGGTGCGGGAGGGTTCCAGCCAGGATCCACCATGAAGCCGTTCACGTTCGCCGAGTGGCTGCACCAAGGACGGAAGATCACCGAAGAGGTGGACGCCTCACGTCGGGAGTACCCACTGGGATTCGGCTGGCGGGACTCGTGCGCCAAGGTAGTGGGCGGCTACAGCAGCAAGCAGCGCAGCGCCGGCCTCGAAGCTGCCGACGACCTGCAGAACGCGTCGGAGGGCTACTACCGCAGAATGCCAGCGAACTACGGGCTGTACAACTCCATCAACACGGCTACGTTTGCCGAGGTGGCACAGCTGGACATCTGCGGCATCGACAAAATGGTTGCGGCAGTGGGCCTGCGAAGCGGGCTGGATGGCTCCGAGATCAACATGCACCAGCTGGGCAATATTCTCGGCGGCACCGCCGTGTCACCGCTCAGCATGGCCACCGCCTTCGCCACCTTCGCCGCCGACGGCCGCTACTGCGCGCCGATTGCCATCCAGCGCGTCACCGACTTCGCCGGTCGGGCGCTGTCCAGCCAGAAGCCGGCATGCCGGGCCGCCGTCGAGCCGCAGATTGCCCGCGGCGTGAACTCGGTCCTTCAGGACGTGCTCAAGAAGGGTTCAGGTGTCTACATCAACCCGAAGGTCCAGAGCAAGGTCCCTGTGGCGGCCAAGACCGGCACCAACAACAGCAACGGCGCCACCTGGGTACTGGGCTACACCAGCGGCATGGCCACCGCATCCTTCTTCGGTGACGCCCTGAACGGCCAGAAGCGGCCGGGCAGGAACCTCACCATCAACGGCAAACACTACGACCGCATTGACGGCTACATGATCGCCGGGCCGCAATGGGCCAACTACATGCTCAAGGTCGCCAAGATGTATCCAGCCAAACCGTTTCCCAAGCCCCCGGCGTCCATGATCGGCAAGGGGGCCAAGTAG